AGAAGCGGTACATGCTAAATTGGAAGACGGAGCAGAAAGTGCAAAAAAAGCATCCATTTCTGCGATGAGTGAAATTAGTGGAGCTATTGTATCAATTACTTTAGTAATGATGGCTGTATTTGTACCAATTACTTTTATACAAGGTCCATCAGGAGTGTTTTATGAGCAATTTGGGGTAACACTAATGGTTGCTATTTTAATTTCAGCAGTAAACGCACTAACACTAACACCAGCTTTAAGTGCATTACTATTAAAACCACATAACGATACTCACAAGAAAAAAGGATTATTACAGCGATTTTATGATGCATTTAATGCAGGATTTAATGTGGTAACTAATAAATATACCAAGTCTTTAGGGTTTTTAGTAAAACATAAATGGGTAACAGCAGGTATTTTAGGAGTAAGTGTTTTAGCCATTGTATGGGCAAGTAATACAATCCCTACCGGTTTTGTACCATCAGAAGATAGAGGGGTAGTTTTTATGAATGCAGAATTGCCAGCAGGTTCTTCATTAGATAGATCATATAAGGTTACAGAAAAGTTATATGAAAGTATTAAAGAAATTGAAGGAATAAAAGGAGCATCATTTATTAGTGGACAAAACTTTTTCTCTGGTTCAGGGAGTTCATATGCAATGGGCTTTATCATTCTAGAAGATTGGAGTGAAAGAGAAAGCGATGCAGAATCAGTTCAAAGTATTGTGGGGCAATTGTTCGGAAAAGCAGCAATGATACCAGATGCAAAAATTATTTTCTTTACACCACCAAGTGTACCAGGTTTTGGTAGTGCAGATGGTTTTGAAATGAGATTATTAGATCGTAGTGCTAAACCATTAACCGAAATGGATGCAACAGCAAAAGAGTTTGTTGGTCTTTTAAATCAACAACCAGAAATAGCATTTGCGTCTAACTCTTTTGATACGGGATTCCCTCAGTTAGAATTAGATATCAATGTAGAAAGAGCTAAAGAGGCAGGAGTATCAACAAGTGCTATTCTTTCTGCTTTACAAGGATATATTGGAGGTAATTATGCAGCTGACTTTAGTAGATTTGGAAAACAGTTTAGAGTTTTTGTACAATCACTACCTGAAGACAGAGTAAATGAAGAAAGCTTAAATAGCATGTTTATAAAAACTCCAAGTGGAGAAATGACACCAATTTCTCAATTTGTAAGTCTAAAACGTGTATATGGTCCACAAACGGTAAATCGTTTCAACCTATTTAACTCAGTAACAGTAAACGGAGGTGTAACTCCAGGATTTAGTACAGGAGATGCCATTACTAAAATAAACACATTAGCAGAAAATAATTTACCAGAAGGGTATAGTGTTGCTTATTCAGGAATTACTAGAGAAGAAATAGCATCATCAGGACAATCTACCATTATTTTTATGATTAGTATTTTGTTTGTTTATTTCTTATTAGCAGCACAATACGAGAGTTACCTATTACCATTATCAGTAATTTTCTCATTACCAATTGGGGTAGCAGGAGCATATTACACAACGTATTTAGCAGGATTAGAAAACAACATCTATTTCCAAATAGCCTTAATTATGTTATTAGGTCTGTTAGCAAAGAATGCGATTCTTATTGTAGAATTTGCAATACAACGTCGTAAACAAGGAAAAAGCTTATACGATGCGGCCATTGAAGGAGCAAAAGTTCGTTTAAGACCTATTTTAATGACCTCGTTTGCCTTTATTCTTGGATTAATGCCGTTAGTATTAGCAAAAGGAGTAGGAGCTGAAGGAAATAACTCTATCGGAACTGGTGCTGCAGGAGGACTGTTAATAGGTACCTTAATAGGGGTATTCGTTATTCCTGTACTATTTGTAGTATTTCAATGGCTACAAGAAAAAGTATCAAGCAAACCAGTTGTTATTGAAACTAAAGAAGATTAATTATGAAACGTATACTAAATAAAACCTTGGTTGTAGCTGTAATGGCTACAACCTTACAAAGTTGTTTTGTTGCTAAGGATTATGCACGTCCTGAGTTAAAAGAAACAGAACATTTGTATAGAACAGATAATTTACCAAAAGACAGTATCTCGATGGCAGATGTGTCTTGGAAGGATATGTTTACTGATGCTCATTTGAAACAATATATTGATGAAGGGCTTCAAAATAACTTAGATATCCGTGTAGCCATACAACAAATGGCAGCAGCAGAAGCTTATATGAAACAAGGTAAAGCAGGGTATTTACCTAGTATTGGTGTAGGAGCAAAAGCTACACACCAAGAGTTGGCAAAAAACAGTCAGTTTGGATCTTTTTTCAATGGAAGTTTACAACAATATGAGTTAACAGGAAATCTTTCTTGGGAAGCTGATATTTGGGGTAAAATACGTAGTAATAAAAGAGCAGGAAAAGCAGGTTATTTACAAAGTGTAGCGGCACATCAAGCAGTAAAAACTCAATTAGTTTCAGCAATAGCAACTACTTATTATCAGTTAGTAGCTTTAGATGCTCAATTGGAAATTACTGAACAAACTATTGAAACAAGAGAGAGTAGTGTAAATACCATTAAAGCTTTAAAAGATGCAGGTCAGGTAAATCAAGTAGCAGTAGATCAAAATATAGCACAGTATAACAATGCAAAAGCATTGAAAGTAGATTTAGAAGCATCCATCTTTAAAATTGAGAATACTTTAAATCTATTACTAGGAAGAACATCAGTAGTTGTTGAAAGAAGTAAACTTTCACAGCAACAATTAGATGCAGCTATTAAAGTAGGTGTTCCAGCTACATTATTAAGAAATAGACCAGATGTTATAGCTGCTGAGTATGGTTTAATTAATGCTTTTGAGATGACAAATGTTGCTAAGAGTAATTTTTATCCATCGTTAACAGTAACAGCAAGTGGAGGATTTCAAAGTTTAGAGTTAGATGAGTTGTTAAGTACCAACTCCTTATTTGCAAATATTATAGGAGGTTTAACACAGCCTATTTTCAATCAAAGAAAAATTAAAACACAGCATGAAGTTGCTAAAGCACAACAAGAACAAGCACTGTTGAGCTTTAAAAAGACTTTGTTAACTGCTGGAAATGAAGTTTCAAATGCACTTTTTGACTATAAAGCAGAAACTGAAAAGTTTGAATATAGAAAAAATGAAGTTGAAGCTTTACGAAGAGCAGAAGCAAACTCAGAAGAGTTGTTAAAAAATGGATATGCAAATTATTTAGATTTATTAACAGCAAGAGAAAGAGCATTGAATGCTGAGTTAAATGTTATCAATAACAAACTAAATCAGTTATTAAGTGTCGTGAATTTATATGAAGCATTAGGAGGTGGTTGGAAGTAAATAGATGATAATGGGTAATAGGTCAAAACTTATTAAGGTAGCCAAAGAAAAATTTATAGCATTTGGCAGTAAGCATACCACAATGGATGAAATAGCTGAGTTACTCGGAATTTCAAAAAAAACTATTTACGCTTGCTTTTCTTCAAAAGAAGAATTGATAATTGAAAGTATCAAAGAATTAATAAATGAATTCAAAATTGACACAGAACCTATTTTAAAATCTGATAAAACAGCGTTAAATAAAGTAATAGAGATATATAAAGTAATTTTTAAGTATGTAGAAAAGTTTAAACCATCATTTATTTTTGGGTTAAAAAAATACTATCCTAATGCTTATGATGCTTATAAGGAAATTACTACGGATGTTGTTTCTACAGATATAATGAATTTACTAGAAGAAGCTAAAGAGCAAGGAGAGATCAGACCAGATGTAGACCTTAAATTGTTTAGTAAATTATATTTAAGCGGACTAGAAAGTCGTTTGTTTGAAGCAGATAATTTGTTTGACAATTACTCAAAAGAAATACTGTTAGAGTATATGATTATTAATAATTTAAACTCTCTAAAACCCGCTAAATAAGTACACAAATTTTTGTGGTTTTTGATAAGAAGTGTCATGTAGTATGTTATCATATCTGCAGGACACTTTTTGTTTTTTGTATAAAAAGGAATTTAAACTCACCTAAAACTCCAATTTTTATAATTAGCAGAAGCCTCTAGTTGATTTTCAATATTATCAGGTAATTCAGGGAAGAAATCAATACCTGTTTTTTGTTCTAATTCATCAATAGAAACTACAAAATCAGATAGCGGTTTGTTACTTTCCTTATGGGGAAGTAAAAAAGCAATGGCTTTAATTTCAGGTTGAGTATAATCTAGTAAAACCTTATAAAAATAATTAGGAACACTTACTTTTTCCTTTCCTATAGTTTTCAAATTAGGTTCTAAAACACCACCAGTAACAACATACAAATGATTATACTTCTTTGCCCAATAACGAGTTTTTTGTTCTAATTTATTCCAAATTCCAGCATTAAACTCGTGGTTTTGAGGAGAAATGTTTGAGGTGTAAAAAGTTTCATCATGAGCATTTTTAGAGGCACGTCTATCACCAGCAGGACATAAGTGTCCTTTGTCATAACCAGATCTTTTATAATTTCTCCAATCTGCAGATTTTGTCTTCACCTTGGGGTCTACAATAAAAAATGGACGCTTACGATTGGTATAAACAATATCATTTTTATCTAAAGGATAAGCAACCCATTCGGCTTGTTCGTGTTTTTCGCTATATGATAACTGGTAGCCATTATGTTTTATAATGACTCCAGTTGTTGAGGTAGGAAAGTAATTGAAGTTATTAGTTTTATTACTGGCTGTTTCAGTTGTAGGTTGAGAAGAACTATTAGCTTCTTCTTTTTGTTGTAACCAATAACCTACAAGTAAAGCAACAATGGTAATAACAACCTTTATTTTCCTTGAAGTACTCATTTAATTACTTAACACAATTTCTTTAAAATCTTCAGTTTTTTCAACTTCATTAAAAATCTCTTGAAATTTAACAGGAGGTACAGTTAGTTTACGTTTAACCAAATCTAACCAAGCACCATAAACAGTGATAATTGCAGAGAGTTTACCTGCTTGATTAAAAACTTCATGTTGAATTTTCCAACGTTCACCTTTTCCGGATAAACCAGTAACTTTTAGGTTTACAGTAATATCTTCACCCATATGTATTTCACGTAAAAACTTGGTGTTTTCTTCAAATAAAATAGGACCAACTTTTTCCTTAGTAAAATCTTGAACAGTTACATTATGCTCTTTAAAAAAACGTAAACGTAATTCAGCAGCATAATCGTTATATGCGGTATGACGCATGTGTATGTTGGCATCAAAATCTGCCCATCGTGTTTTAAACTCAACACTAAAACTCATATCAAAAAAATTTAAGAAAGCGAATTTACAAATTTTAAGCTTTCACATCCAAAGCATCACGAAGTGTGTTTCCAATTAACATAAATGCCATTACCAAACTCATAATAGCAATTCCAGGAATAAGAGCTAAATAAGGTTTTCCAAGAATAATGTAGTTATAATGATTTTTAATCATAGCACCCCAAGAAGGAGTAGGAGGTTGGGCTCCAATACCTAAAAAACTCAATCCGCTTTCAATTAAAATAGCAGCTGCAAAATTAGCGGCGGAAATTACGATGATAGGCGCTAAAATGTTAGGTAAAATATGTTTGAAGATAATTCTAAAATCAGAAAAACCTAAAGCTTTGGCAGCTTCTACATATTGCTGCTGTTTGGTAGTAATTACTTGACCACGAACTACACGGGCAACTTCTACCCACATAGTTAATCCCACCGCAATAAAAACTTGCCAAAAACCTTTACCCAAAGCCAAAGTGATGGCAATAACAAGTAAGAGAGTTGGAATAGACCAAGTGATATTGATAACCCACATAATAAAATCATCTATCTTTCCACCAAAATAACCTGCAATAGCTCCAATAGGAATTCCTATTAAAAGAGAAATAAATACAGCTATAAATCCAATAAAAAACGAAATTCTAGCACCAATCAATAACCTGCTTAATAAGTCACGACCATATTTATCAGTTCCTAAATAAAATGTTTTTTGCTGAATGTATTGTTCGTAAGAAACAGGAAATTCTTTTGGTAAACCATCGGAGTACTTAATAATTTCTAACTGATTATTTTTAACAGAAAATGATTTTATAGGTATTTCTGTTGATGAATTTTGCTTTCCCTCCATAAAAACAGAAAACCACGATTGTTGGTTTTTTATTTCTGAAGGAATGCTTAATAGTTGCACAGAAAAACCAGGAGGTTTAGAATGAATTTCTAAATGCATTTGATTGGCAGAGTTACTGTTGTCTGGAGCTAAAACATAACAAAAAACAGCAATAAATCCGCATAAAATAATATACCCAAAACTAAACATGCCTGTTTTACTACGTTTAAATTTTTGGATGGCTATTTGCCATAAAGATGTACCTGTATTATTATTCACTCTTTTGTATTTCTTTCAAGTTATTGATATCAATACTTGATGGATTTTGAAAAACTTCCAAATCAAAATATTTTACAGAAGCTAAAATATGATCAAAAATATTAGCCATAACACGTTCGTAATCTACCCAGTTTTTTTCTCTACTAAAGGCATAAATTTCTAGTGGAATTCCATTAGGAGTAGGTTCTAACTGACGAGACATTAACAACATATCTTGATTTATTTTTGGATGATTTTCAATGTATTTATCTAAATAAATTCTGAAAGTTCCAAAATTGGTAAGGTTTCTACCGTTTAGAATTACCGATTTATCTACATTGTTTTCTTCGTTGTATTTTTTTACTTCCTTGCTACTTTTTTCAATATAGTCAGAAATTAACTCAATCTTTTTAAAGCGCTCAATATCTTCATCAGAAAGAAAGTGAATGCTATTTATTTTAATTAAAATTGAGCGCTTTATACGTCTACCACCTGAAGTATTCATTGTTCTCCAGTTCTTAAAAGAATCGGATGTTAGGTAATACGTAGGAATGCTAGATATTGTATTATCAAAATTTCTAATAATTACAGAAGTAAGGTTAATTTCAACCACATCACCATCAGCACCATATTTTTCCATAGTAATCCAGTCTCCAATTCTAACAGTATCATTTACTGCTACTTGAATACTTGATACAAAACCAAGAATGGTGTCCTTAAAAATTAATAATAATACTGCTGAAAAAGCACCTAATGCAGTTAAGAATCTAATTAAAGGTTTTCCTGTTAATACAGAAAAAGATGATATAGCAGCAATAAGCCACATGATTACCATGAAAATTTGCACATAGCTTTCTAAAGGTTTGTCTTTAAAAGCATTGGTGGTACGAAGAAAATCTTTAACACTCAGTAAAATACTGCGTATAAACCAAACAATAGCAAAAATAATGGCAATAGTGGCTATACGTTCAGCATAAGTAAACAAGTGAGGGAAATCAACTAAAATGTCTTTTAAAAAATTAAAAACAATAGTAAGAATAACAATTCTAGAAAGATTTAAAAAAGCTTTGTTTTTAATAAGCATATCATCAAAACTAGTTGATGTTTTTGCAGCCATTTTATTCACTGTTCTTTTACCAATATACCTAAATATTTTGAATAAGATATAACCTAAAATTCCAAATACAATTAGGTTTGTAAATAAGTTTAGGTAAATGGCAAGCGTTTCTGAGAATGAAAAATGTTCTTTAAAAATTCTGTAAAAAAACTTGTTAAACATAGTAGTGTTAAGTTAAAATTCTGTGATTTCTTCTCCTATTTTTAAGCCGAACTTTTTTCTAAACCAATATACAACAACATACAAAACAGGGGTGTCTAGTGCTGCAATAATGACTTTGAATAAAAAACCGCTAAGTAAAAGGCTACCAAAAATACTCCAAGGAAGTATTTTAAAAGAACTCAATAAAAATAATACGGTAAAAGTATCTATAAATTGTGACAAAAAGGTAGAAAAATTATTACGAAGCCATAAATGTTTTCCTTTAGTTAATCTTTTCCAAAAATGAAAAATACGAATGTCTATAAATTGAGCAGCTAAGTAAGCTAACATAGAAGCTAATACCGCTAAAGGAGAAAGACCAAAAACTTTGGTAAAGATTTTATTATCAATAGGAGAGCTGTCAATTGCAGGAGCATAATCAGCTACTAAAATAATTAACATAGAAAAAAAGGAAGCAAAAATTCCTGCTACGACAACTCTATTCGCTTTTTTCTTACCATAAATTTCAGAAAGAATATCTGTAATTAAAAAAGTAATAGGATACGGAAGTATTCCAACAGATACTTCAAAACGAAATAAATTAAAGGGTTCCCAATAAAAAAACTTCTGAAAAATAAGGTTTGAAGTTACAAGAGAGGCTATAAATAACGAAGCTAAAACTAGATAAATAAGTTGTGCTTGAGATTTTTGTTGTACAGTCATAAAACGAAGATAGTAATTTTAAAAGTTGTATGTTTGCATGGTTAAATAAACAACAAAACAAACAAATGAAAGCGTATATTTTTCCAGGTCAAGGAGCACAATTTACAGGAATGGGGTTAGATTTATATGAAAACTCTCCATTAGCTCAAGAACTTTTTGAAAAAGCAAATAATATATTAGGATTTAGTATTACCGACGTAATGTTTGAAGGTACTGCTGAAGAATTAAAACAAACTAAAGTAACGCAACCAGCTATCTTTTTACATTCAGTAATTTTAGCAAAAGTTTTAGGAGATGATTTTAAACCAGAAATGGTTGCTGGTCACTCTTTAGGAGAATTATCAGCGTTAGTAGCGAATGGTGTATTGTCTTTTGAAGATGGATTAAAATTGGTTTCTAAACGTGCTTTAGCAATGCAAAAAGCATGTGAAATTCAACCGTCTACTATGGCAGCAGTGTTAGGATTAGAAGATGCTGTAGTTGAAGAAGTTTGTGCTTCAATTGATGGAGTAGTAGTTGCAGCAAATTATAACTGTCCAGGGCAATTAGTAATTTCTGGTGAAATTGAAGCTGTAGAAAAAGCATGTGAAGTATTAAAAGAAAAAGGAGCAAAGAGAGCGTTACTTTTACCAGTAGGAGGAGCATTTCATTCACCAATGATGGAGCCAGCTCGTGAAGAATTAGCTGCAGCTATTGAAGAAACTACATTTAATGAGCCTATGTGTCCAGTATACCAAAATGTGGTAGCGAAAGCAGTAACAAATCCTGCTGAAATTAAAGAAAACTTAATAGCGCAATTAACAGCGCCAGTAAGATGGACGCAATGTGTGCAAGCAATGATTACTGATGGTGGTGCTGAGTTTGTTGAAGTTGGTCCAGGTAAAGTATTACAAGGATTAATGCGTAAAATTGATAGAAGTGTAGCTGCTAGTGGTGCTTCTTTAGCATAAATAGTAAAAACATATAGTATAGAAAATCCCGTTCCAAAAGAACGGGATTTTTGCTTTTGTGAAAAGAAAATTGTTACTTAGCTAAGACACAGTCTTTACAATCTTTAACTTCACCATAATAGGTTTCTCTGTATTTGTGTACCGTTTCAAGCGGTATAATATTTAAAAACATTTTTTTAATGTAGGTAACGTTAGTATGAAGTTTACCCATTTTTCTTGAAAATCGTTTTTCTAAACGTGTTTCTCTTTTAATTTTAATCAATTTCATTATTCTAGTATCATTTAATTAGGGTACAAAGCTAAAAAGCTTAAAGCGTGATGTCAATTAATAATCGTTAAAACATTAAAAATCAACTAATAAATATGTGTTCTTAAATTTGGAGTGTACTATTTTAAGAATATGATAATAGGAAACAGAAACAATTCACAAATTAGAGGTGTAAAAAAGCTGTTTTTTGCTAAAATGAATAAAAAATCACTCAAAATTGATTGAAAATAATCAAAAATGAGTGATTTTTGTCTTTTTATATAAGAAGTCTTAGCTTCTGATATCTAAGGTTTGGAATATTTGTGCTTTTTTTGGAGCTAAAAGAATTAAATAAATTAATAAGATTACTCCTAACAATAAAAAATCAGGTTTTAAAATTAAAATCAAAAAGCAAGCACCTTCAATAATAGCCCATCTAGCTATAGAAGCAGACTGATAAATCGCAAGTTTCTCTTCATTACTAGCATCTTTTTGAATGTTTCTCAACATGTTTTTAAAGATGAAGTTACTAGCAACATAAGCAATTGCTGGAATAAAAGCATATAATAACGATGAGTTATCAATCACCATATCAAATATAGTTTTAAAATTACCCAGAATTGTAAAAGCAAGAGCAACTCCAGCAACTAAAGCAAGGTGAATAACTTTTAAGGTTTTAATTTTTTGATCCATAAGATTTCAGTCCAAATTATTGAATAAAGTCATTCACAGTTTTAGTAATAAGCGCTAGTTGTTCTTCATCTAATTCTGTATGCATTGGTAACGAAATAACTTCATCAATCAACTGGTTAGTTACTGTAAAGTCATCTTCATTATATCTATCATCTTGATATGCTTTTTGAGCATGTAACGGAACAGGATAATAAATAGCATTTGGAATTCCGTTATCTAATAAATGTTGATGTAACTCATTACGCTTTCCGTTAGTAATTCTCAATGTATACTGATGGAAAACATGCGTTGTAAAATCACTTATAGTTGGTGTGATAATATTTGGATTGTTAGCAAAAGCGTTTGAATAATATTCCGCAGCTTTTCTACGAGCATCGCAATAACTATCCAATAAAGGTAATTTAGCTTTTAATACAGCAGCCTGAATAGAATCTAAACGAGAATTCACTCCAACAACATCGTGGTAGTAGCGCTTATACATTCCATGATTAACCATTCCGCGAAGTGTATGTGCTAATTCATCATCATTAGTAAAAATAGCTCCACCATCACCATAGCAACCTAAGTTTTTAGAAGGGAAGAAAGAGGTAGTTCCTACATTTCCAATAGTTCCAGCTTTTTTCTTCGTTCCGTTAGAAAAAGTATAATCTGCTCCAATGGCTTGGGCATTATCTTCTATTACAAATAAGTTATGTTCTTTAGCAACTTCTAAAATAGCTTCCATGTTAGCACATTGTCCGAATAAATGAACAGGGACAATAGCTTTTGTTTTAGGAGTAATTGCTTTTTTTAAAGCTTCAATGTCAATATTAAAAGTATCAGGTTCAACATCAACTAAAACAGGAGTTAATTTTAATAAACCGATAACCTCAACAGTTGCAGCAAATGTGAAATCAGCAGTAATTACCTCGTCTCCTGGCTCTAACCCTAAGCCCATCATGGCTATTTGTAGAGCATCAGTACCATTAGCACACGGAATTACATGTTTAACACCTAAATAATTCTCTAAATCTGCTTGGAATCCATGAACATAGGGTCCGTTAATATATGCTGAAGAATTTAAAACTTCTTGAATAGAAGCATCAACTGTATCTTTTATTTTTTGATATTGACTTTGTAAGTCAACCATTTGAATTTTTCTCATTTTGACATGATTTTATAAACATCAAAAATACAAACTATCTTTCATTGTTACGAGGTCTTTACAGAAAATAATAAAAGGAATAACAGTATGTTTTGTATAAGATTGTACAATATGTTTAATAAATAAAATATAGAGCAACAAAGGCTGAATATTGGCGTTTTGTAGAGAGGAGAAACTAAGATTAAGTATCACTAAATGAAAACATCTAAACGTAAAATAGCTTTTAAAGTTTTAATAGGTTATGCCACTCTTGCGGTTTTAGCTGTTATTTCAGGAATCTTGTTGTTTTCTGAAATAAAAACTTACATAGAAATACAAAAGCAAGGTGTTTCTGATAGAAGTAATATTATACAGACAGGAGGCTTAATTGCCGATATATATGAAAATGAAAATTTAGGGAGAGCAGCAATTCAATTGAATTCTTATAAGCGATATAATGAGTATGTAACGGAAAATAAATCGTTATTAAAAAAGATTGACTCACTTAATTTCCTTACAAAAGATGTGTCAAAAAAAACGATTTTAGATAGTGTTAAGTTGGTTTTAAATAAAAAGCGAAAAAACATAACTAGTTTAAGAAGGTTAAATCAAAGAAATGCTTCAGAAAAATCAATAAACGAAGCTATAGATAAGTTAGGGTCTATAGATTCATTGCTAGGGAAAGGTTCAGTAAAAGACCTTGTTGATGATGCCGAGGTTTTTAATAAAAAAACAGGATTGAGTTTAGAAAGATACCTTAAATTATTTGATAGAGAAGATGAAGAAAAACCCGTTAATGTTGAAGAACAAAAACAAATAGACTCCCTAGTTTCAGCTTCAAAAGAAATACTTCAAAAAGCCCAAAGAGAAACAACTATTAAACGAAGGTTTTTACGAATAAAAGAAAGAGAGTTAATAGAAAACGATATTACAATTTCAAGAAAGTTACGAGAGGTTTTAAGTGTATTAGAAAGGGATGTTATTTTTAATGCAAACCAAGCTCATAAAAAGCATGAAGAAACGCTAGGACGTAGCAAGAATATAATTCTTTTAGCCACAGGAGTTGGTTTTGTGATCATTGTACTTTTTTCAATAATAATTTTAAATGATTTTTGGAGAAGTCAGCATTACAGACAAGAATTGGAAAGTGCAAATGCAGTAACCTCATCACTTTTAAAAAGTAGAGAGCAGTTAATATCTATGGTAAGTCATGATTTGAGAACTCCTTTAAGTACTATTACTGGATTTAGTGAGTTGTTGCAAAAATCAATAACTAACAGGAAGGAGAAAAATTACATAGTGCATATACAAAATGCATCGGTTTACATGGGACAACTTGTTGGTGATCTTTTAGAGTTTTCAAAATTAGAAAATAGTAAAATAACTATCGAGGCAATTCCTTTTGATTTAAAAAAAAATATAGAAGAAGTAGCTGATAGTGCTAAGAATTTAGTTCAGAACAAACCTATTTCAGTAGAAGTAAAGCATGATGAAAAAATAAACTCATTAATTATTAGTGACCCTTTTAGAATAAAGCAAATACTATATAATTTAGTAACCAATGCCTGTAAGTTTACAAAAGAAGGTTCAATAATAATAAAGAGTAAGTTAAGAAGTGTAAAAGA
The nucleotide sequence above comes from Tenacibaculum singaporense. Encoded proteins:
- a CDS encoding efflux RND transporter permease subunit, giving the protein MLQKFIERPVLSTVISIIIVILGVLSLTQLPVTQYPDIAPPTVQVTASYPGASAETILESVIVPIEEQINGVEGMTYMTSTASNTGTASIQVFFEQGYDPDIAAVNVQNRVARANALLPSEVTRAGVITAKQQNSALLYAAIFSTNPEYDDVFIQNYLNINVKPELQRVSGVGAVNVFGAKDYSMRVWLDPAKMASYKLEPREVIAAINEQSLEAAAGSLGQNSGESFEYVIKYKGRYKTAKEYENVVVKALGNGQFLRVKDVAKVELDAFSYSSLSRTNGNPALNFGVFQTPGSNAQEIIENIYVKLEDLKKDFPEGLDYIINYDTNKFLTASVNKVKSTLIEAFLLVFVVVFIFLQDFKSTLIPAIAVPVSIIGTFFFLNLFGYSINLLTLFALILAIGIVVDDAIVVVEAVHAKLEDGAESAKKASISAMSEISGAIVSITLVMMAVFVPITFIQGPSGVFYEQFGVTLMVAILISAVNALTLTPALSALLLKPHNDTHKKKGLLQRFYDAFNAGFNVVTNKYTKSLGFLVKHKWVTAGILGVSVLAIVWASNTIPTGFVPSEDRGVVFMNAELPAGSSLDRSYKVTEKLYESIKEIEGIKGASFISGQNFFSGSGSSYAMGFIILEDWSERESDAESVQSIVGQLFGKAAMIPDAKIIFFTPPSVPGFGSADGFEMRLLDRSAKPLTEMDATAKEFVGLLNQQPEIAFASNSFDTGFPQLELDINVERAKEAGVSTSAILSALQGYIGGNYAADFSRFGKQFRVFVQSLPEDRVNEESLNSMFIKTPSGEMTPISQFVSLKRVYGPQTVNRFNLFNSVTVNGGVTPGFSTGDAITKINTLAENNLPEGYSVAYSGITREEIASSGQSTIIFMISILFVYFLLAAQYESYLLPLSVIFSLPIGVAGAYYTTYLAGLENNIYFQIALIMLLGLLAKNAILIVEFAIQRRKQGKSLYDAAIEGAKVRLRPILMTSFAFILGLMPLVLAKGVGAEGNNSIGTGAAGGLLIGTLIGVFVIPVLFVVFQWLQEKVSSKPVVIETKED
- a CDS encoding efflux transporter outer membrane subunit; translation: MKRILNKTLVVAVMATTLQSCFVAKDYARPELKETEHLYRTDNLPKDSISMADVSWKDMFTDAHLKQYIDEGLQNNLDIRVAIQQMAAAEAYMKQGKAGYLPSIGVGAKATHQELAKNSQFGSFFNGSLQQYELTGNLSWEADIWGKIRSNKRAGKAGYLQSVAAHQAVKTQLVSAIATTYYQLVALDAQLEITEQTIETRESSVNTIKALKDAGQVNQVAVDQNIAQYNNAKALKVDLEASIFKIENTLNLLLGRTSVVVERSKLSQQQLDAAIKVGVPATLLRNRPDVIAAEYGLINAFEMTNVAKSNFYPSLTVTASGGFQSLELDELLSTNSLFANIIGGLTQPIFNQRKIKTQHEVAKAQQEQALLSFKKTLLTAGNEVSNALFDYKAETEKFEYRKNEVEALRRAEANSEELLKNGYANYLDLLTARERALNAELNVINNKLNQLLSVVNLYEALGGGWK
- a CDS encoding TetR/AcrR family transcriptional regulator, with translation MGNRSKLIKVAKEKFIAFGSKHTTMDEIAELLGISKKTIYACFSSKEELIIESIKELINEFKIDTEPILKSDKTALNKVIEIYKVIFKYVEKFKPSFIFGLKKYYPNAYDAYKEITTDVVSTDIMNLLEEAKEQGEIRPDVDLKLFSKLYLSGLESRLFEADNLFDNYSKEILLEYMIINNLNSLKPAK
- a CDS encoding DNA/RNA non-specific endonuclease, whose amino-acid sequence is MSTSRKIKVVITIVALLVGYWLQQKEEANSSSQPTTETASNKTNNFNYFPTSTTGVIIKHNGYQLSYSEKHEQAEWVAYPLDKNDIVYTNRKRPFFIVDPKVKTKSADWRNYKRSGYDKGHLCPAGDRRASKNAHDETFYTSNISPQNHEFNAGIWNKLEQKTRYWAKKYNHLYVVTGGVLEPNLKTIGKEKVSVPNYFYKVLLDYTQPEIKAIAFLLPHKESNKPLSDFVVSIDELEQKTGIDFFPELPDNIENQLEASANYKNWSFR
- a CDS encoding acyl-CoA thioesterase, yielding MSFSVEFKTRWADFDANIHMRHTAYNDYAAELRLRFFKEHNVTVQDFTKEKVGPILFEENTKFLREIHMGEDITVNLKVTGLSGKGERWKIQHEVFNQAGKLSAIITVYGAWLDLVKRKLTVPPVKFQEIFNEVEKTEDFKEIVLSN
- a CDS encoding ABC transporter permease is translated as MNNNTGTSLWQIAIQKFKRSKTGMFSFGYIILCGFIAVFCYVLAPDNSNSANQMHLEIHSKPPGFSVQLLSIPSEIKNQQSWFSVFMEGKQNSSTEIPIKSFSVKNNQLEIIKYSDGLPKEFPVSYEQYIQQKTFYLGTDKYGRDLLSRLLIGARISFFIGFIAVFISLLIGIPIGAIAGYFGGKIDDFIMWVINITWSIPTLLLVIAITLALGKGFWQVFIAVGLTMWVEVARVVRGQVITTKQQQYVEAAKALGFSDFRIIFKHILPNILAPIIVISAANFAAAILIESGLSFLGIGAQPPTPSWGAMIKNHYNYIILGKPYLALIPGIAIMSLVMAFMLIGNTLRDALDVKA